A region from the uncultured Macellibacteroides sp. genome encodes:
- a CDS encoding FecR domain-containing protein: MDKETLHRYFAGKSTSEEEVHIVNWVEQSEANRKIYLKERMLWDAVTVNCDPQNIPASTTIRSLHTNFWRTIAVAASIALLLGISWTVWDRSEDKILQQQTVIVPAGQRVQLVLADGTKVWLNSKTTFTYPATFSGKNREVTLNGEAYFEVKKDAEHPFLVKTNTYDIQVFGTTFNVYAYDNADYFETSLINGSVLVRSDKYQLKLQPGEVASGTSNILNKGKISNLDEFRWKDGLLCFDDEPMGALMKKFSIYYDINIQIANPGLLSYRCTGKFRHNDGIEYALKVIQKDLKFSFNRDDESNTIILK, encoded by the coding sequence ATGGACAAAGAGACCTTACATCGATATTTTGCCGGTAAAAGCACTTCGGAAGAAGAAGTGCATATTGTTAACTGGGTTGAACAATCCGAGGCAAACAGAAAAATCTATCTCAAAGAAAGAATGCTTTGGGATGCTGTTACCGTGAATTGTGATCCTCAAAACATACCCGCTTCAACAACTATACGTTCACTCCATACCAACTTTTGGCGTACTATTGCTGTTGCCGCATCCATTGCCCTGCTCCTTGGAATATCATGGACTGTCTGGGATCGTTCCGAAGACAAAATACTTCAACAACAAACCGTTATTGTTCCTGCCGGACAACGTGTTCAACTTGTTCTTGCAGACGGAACAAAAGTATGGCTAAACTCTAAAACTACATTTACCTACCCTGCCACTTTCAGTGGTAAAAACCGGGAAGTTACACTTAATGGTGAAGCTTATTTTGAAGTAAAAAAAGATGCTGAACATCCGTTTTTAGTCAAAACCAACACCTATGATATTCAGGTATTTGGTACAACCTTTAATGTATATGCTTACGACAATGCCGATTATTTCGAAACATCTCTTATAAACGGATCTGTTTTAGTAAGGTCTGATAAATATCAGTTAAAACTACAACCGGGTGAAGTTGCCAGTGGCACCAGTAATATTTTGAACAAAGGAAAAATATCAAATCTGGATGAATTTCGATGGAAAGACGGACTTCTCTGCTTCGACGACGAGCCGATGGGTGCTCTCATGAAAAAGTTTTCCATCTATTATGATATAAATATACAGATTGCAAACCCGGGATTACTCTCCTACCGTTGCACAGGAAAATTCAGACACAACGATGGTATAGAATATGCGTTAAAAGTAATTCAGAAAGACCTGAAATTTTCTTTTAACCGCGACGATGAATCAAATACAATTATATTAAAATAA
- a CDS encoding RNA polymerase sigma-70 factor yields MQKETKNTIQGISSEVTSFTEIFNKYQERFILFANSYVRNKAVAEDICMEAMLAYWEKRKKLLPGTNIPAYILTIVKNKALNHLQHMNVRVEAEDKMADHASRELNLRISTLEACNPNDLFTSEIQKIIQETIDMFPDQTRKIFIMSRFENLSNKEIAENLDLSIKSVEFHITKGLKVLRTSLKDYLPSCFLLLL; encoded by the coding sequence ATGCAAAAAGAAACAAAAAACACCATTCAGGGAATATCATCAGAGGTAACTTCCTTTACTGAGATATTCAATAAATATCAGGAACGGTTTATCCTTTTTGCAAATTCATATGTCCGGAATAAGGCTGTAGCAGAAGACATCTGCATGGAAGCCATGCTTGCCTACTGGGAAAAGCGGAAAAAACTTCTGCCGGGAACCAATATACCCGCCTATATACTTACGATTGTAAAGAATAAGGCATTGAATCATCTTCAGCACATGAATGTTCGCGTGGAAGCAGAAGATAAAATGGCAGATCATGCAAGCCGCGAGCTTAATTTACGTATATCAACCCTTGAAGCTTGTAATCCAAACGATTTGTTTACTTCCGAAATACAAAAAATTATTCAGGAAACCATTGATATGTTTCCCGATCAGACACGTAAGATCTTCATTATGAGTCGATTTGAAAACTTGAGTAACAAAGAAATCGCTGAAAACCTGGACCTAAGTATTAAAAGTGTGGAATTTCACATAACAAAAGGTTTAAAGGTGTTGCGAACAAGCCTAAAAGATTACCTGCCGTCCTGCTTTTTACTTTTACTTTAA